In a single window of the uncultured Dysgonomonas sp. genome:
- a CDS encoding SusD/RagB family nutrient-binding outer membrane lipoprotein — protein sequence MLKRIIKYLTFSILVVLPSSCTDFDEMNTNPTTSPSMDPNNQLTYVQLMTWGDMETTETMVVYLSAISQIYVGEYNATLYGGQYTRNNETMSKLWKKIYSVQIKNLVDILEQTKENPDQVNIYSVARIFKVYLMMILTDTYGDVPYFDAGMGYYSGILNPTYTPQKDIYYDFFKELEEAGAALNTSGDAVSGDIVYDGNIEKWKRFANSLWLRAAMRLVKIEPQTAQEQINKIMANSAGLLQLDDDAFVPYMDIYDFKTEEFRRNAISQRYRRIDDYPEAFICSTWFNKLLEMNDPRLTRLAGCYSFENADFYTAGDPWSRFDALEMFLADDALKANITAIDPGCFNYEPWVAKGYWFGDPKNYWDNKVTLPQVNNSLLGGATPGYLMTYAESQWLLTEAKLRWNLASIPETVEVLYEKALRASMKYQSNYPEMKAITEDEIDAYMLQNPFPSATADRLKEVCEQIWVLHYVNGPEAFASWRRTGYPALKPGKDYPGGKSIESQTVPRRLFYPLDEASSNGKNYRAAIAAMGLTEDSWNARVWWDKD from the coding sequence ATGCTAAAAAGAATAATAAAATACCTGACTTTCTCCATCCTGGTCGTTCTGCCATCGTCGTGCACCGATTTCGACGAGATGAATACCAATCCTACGACTTCGCCCTCGATGGACCCGAACAATCAGCTCACTTATGTACAGCTGATGACATGGGGAGATATGGAAACCACAGAAACTATGGTTGTTTATTTGTCGGCCATATCACAGATTTATGTAGGCGAATATAATGCGACTCTATATGGAGGGCAATATACCCGTAATAACGAAACCATGTCTAAACTATGGAAGAAAATATATTCAGTACAAATTAAAAACCTTGTGGATATTCTCGAACAGACCAAAGAAAATCCGGATCAGGTGAATATATACTCTGTTGCCAGAATATTTAAGGTATACCTCATGATGATCCTGACAGATACTTATGGCGATGTTCCTTATTTCGATGCCGGAATGGGTTATTATAGTGGTATCCTCAATCCTACCTATACTCCACAAAAAGATATCTATTACGACTTTTTTAAAGAATTGGAAGAGGCGGGTGCAGCTCTTAATACCAGTGGCGATGCAGTTTCAGGTGATATTGTGTATGACGGTAATATCGAAAAATGGAAACGTTTTGCAAACTCGTTGTGGTTGAGAGCTGCCATGAGGTTGGTCAAAATAGAGCCTCAGACAGCGCAGGAACAAATCAACAAGATTATGGCGAACAGCGCAGGGTTACTACAACTAGATGATGATGCTTTTGTCCCGTATATGGATATTTATGACTTTAAAACGGAAGAATTCCGCCGAAATGCAATATCGCAAAGATACCGTAGAATTGATGACTATCCGGAAGCTTTTATTTGCTCTACATGGTTTAACAAATTGCTTGAAATGAACGACCCACGGCTGACACGTTTAGCCGGATGTTATTCATTTGAGAACGCAGATTTCTATACAGCAGGTGACCCGTGGAGCCGTTTTGATGCATTGGAAATGTTCCTTGCTGATGATGCTTTGAAGGCAAATATTACCGCAATCGATCCAGGATGCTTCAATTACGAGCCTTGGGTTGCAAAAGGCTACTGGTTTGGAGACCCCAAAAACTACTGGGACAACAAAGTGACTCTGCCTCAGGTAAATAATTCACTTTTAGGTGGTGCTACTCCTGGATACCTGATGACTTATGCCGAAAGTCAATGGCTTTTAACGGAAGCCAAGCTCAGATGGAACCTTGCTTCGATACCAGAGACTGTTGAAGTCTTATACGAAAAAGCACTCAGAGCCAGTATGAAATACCAGAGCAATTATCCTGAAATGAAAGCAATAACAGAAGATGAGATAGATGCGTATATGTTGCAAAATCCTTTTCCATCAGCAACGGCTGACAGGCTGAAAGAAGTTTGCGAACAAATATGGGTATTGCATTATGTAAACGGGCCGGAGGCTTTTGCTTCCTGGCGCCGGACTGGATACCCTGCACTTAAACCCGGTAAAGATTACCCCGGGGGTAAATCCATCGAATCACAGACTGTGCCACGCAGACTATTCTACCCTCTCGATGAAGCATCTTCGAACGGTAAAAATTACAGGGCAGCCATCGCTGCTATGGGCTTAACAGAAGATAGCTGGAACGCCCGTGTATGGTGGGATAAAGACTAA
- a CDS encoding SusC/RagA family TonB-linked outer membrane protein: protein MKRFKIVGLLFLFLLTNSLGLYAQGGMWKLSGTIKDNSGEPMPGATVTVKNSQRGFIADESGNFKIDVAVNETLVINFIGYKTQEILITPTLNNLNVVLEDESRLLEGVTVTALGIKREKKALGYSIGEVQGDELQRAKETNVINSLAGKIPGLVVTQTAGGPSGSTRVVLRGMTELTGNNQPLYVVDGIPLDNTNFADANGSGGFDLGDGISSINPDDIENMSILKGPAAAALYGSRASHGVILITTKKAGKKQGLGVEFNSTTTIEKQLTKYNDLQTSYGQGFNGSFYGEDPSDRTSSNQSWGPKIDPNLHYYYFDGQTRPYELTKNNLDGFFRTGVTTQNTVTINNVKDDNGVRLSYTNLYNRDIVPNTNMKRNSINLRGNTKIASKVDVDAKITYVREDVKNRPALAGDSYNAAKNLITLPTTFNQAWLKNYYQDENGNYGDWNSRNPYALNPYWMLYAMENNSTKDKFSGMASLNYAINNKFSVRLTGGTDLNFMNFREFAPMTTPGRETGYMQEMDFKNKSYNVEALAFYKDKFGKFDFGANVGSNIFYVDNKTSLITAQNMVDRTVQSWKNFTSIEVDEIPYEKQINSLMAMANVGYNGFLYLDATMRMDYSSTLPAGNRTYVYPSVSTSFVFSEVWNVNKDIIPYAKVRASFAQVSSDTDPYQLQLQYKMSSKSYGSMGAGSISNTVIPNKDLKPTRTNSFEIGLDMRFLKNRLGFDFTYYSQRSHDQILSMTTSTSTGYAGAWINAGKVDNKGVEIVLNGRPVETKDFSWDVSVNFSKNINKIIELHPDVKSQELSRAGWLDVVVEAREGEKYGSITGLTLQRNENGDVIIDPNTGLPLKSTNRSVIGNASWDWTGGLTTSLRYRKLALSAIFDVKVGADLFSLTARDLVRSGKHKSTIEGRDAWYESEEKRKAAGKHTNDWEPTGGFVAPGVVETTNADGTKSYTANTKIIDPQVYWQHISDNDPEQFVYDNSYVKLRELTLTYDLPKQWINKFAQDVSVSFVARNPFIIWKNIDNIDPDSNYNNSTSLGLEWGSMPSRRSFGLNVNIKF, encoded by the coding sequence CTAATAACCCCGACCCTGAACAATCTCAATGTCGTTCTCGAAGACGAAAGCAGGCTTCTGGAAGGAGTAACAGTTACAGCCCTTGGCATTAAGAGAGAGAAAAAAGCCCTTGGTTATTCTATCGGCGAAGTGCAAGGAGACGAGTTACAGAGAGCTAAAGAAACAAATGTCATCAACTCGCTTGCCGGGAAGATTCCGGGACTAGTAGTTACTCAGACTGCCGGTGGTCCTTCGGGTAGTACACGCGTAGTATTACGCGGTATGACCGAACTGACTGGGAACAACCAGCCTCTTTATGTTGTGGACGGAATTCCGCTTGATAATACCAATTTTGCGGATGCAAACGGGAGTGGAGGTTTTGACCTCGGTGACGGTATCTCTTCAATCAACCCCGACGATATTGAAAACATGTCGATACTGAAAGGTCCGGCTGCAGCCGCACTTTATGGTAGCCGTGCTTCACATGGTGTTATCCTGATAACAACTAAAAAGGCTGGTAAAAAACAAGGCTTAGGTGTGGAATTCAATTCGACAACGACAATCGAAAAGCAGCTTACCAAATACAATGACCTACAAACTTCTTATGGTCAAGGTTTCAATGGCTCGTTCTATGGTGAAGATCCCAGCGACAGAACATCTTCCAATCAAAGTTGGGGACCAAAGATTGACCCTAATCTGCATTACTATTATTTCGATGGGCAAACACGTCCCTACGAACTCACAAAGAACAATCTCGACGGCTTTTTCCGAACTGGTGTTACAACCCAGAATACTGTAACCATCAACAATGTAAAAGATGACAATGGCGTCAGGCTGTCCTATACCAACTTATACAATCGAGACATCGTTCCCAATACAAATATGAAACGTAACAGTATCAATCTGAGGGGAAATACAAAAATCGCCAGTAAAGTTGACGTAGATGCAAAGATAACGTATGTCCGCGAAGACGTTAAGAATCGCCCGGCACTAGCTGGTGACAGCTATAACGCTGCCAAAAACTTAATAACGCTTCCTACCACATTCAATCAAGCTTGGTTGAAAAATTATTATCAAGATGAAAATGGAAATTATGGCGATTGGAACAGCAGAAATCCTTATGCTCTCAATCCATACTGGATGCTCTATGCGATGGAAAACAATTCGACAAAGGATAAATTTTCCGGCATGGCATCGCTTAATTATGCAATCAACAACAAATTCTCGGTCCGTCTGACAGGTGGTACAGACCTTAACTTTATGAACTTTAGGGAATTTGCTCCAATGACTACACCTGGCCGTGAAACCGGTTACATGCAGGAGATGGACTTCAAAAACAAATCGTACAATGTAGAGGCTCTTGCATTCTACAAAGACAAATTCGGCAAATTTGACTTCGGCGCAAATGTCGGTAGTAATATATTTTATGTAGACAATAAGACAAGCCTTATTACCGCACAAAATATGGTCGACCGTACTGTACAAAGCTGGAAAAACTTTACCAGCATAGAAGTTGACGAAATTCCGTACGAAAAACAGATCAACTCGCTGATGGCCATGGCAAACGTAGGTTACAACGGGTTCCTGTACCTGGATGCTACTATGCGAATGGATTACTCATCCACTCTGCCGGCTGGTAACAGAACGTATGTTTACCCTTCAGTTAGTACATCTTTCGTCTTTTCTGAAGTATGGAACGTGAATAAGGATATTATTCCTTATGCCAAAGTCAGGGCCTCTTTTGCGCAAGTTAGTAGCGACACTGATCCTTATCAGTTGCAACTGCAATACAAAATGTCATCGAAAAGTTACGGTTCAATGGGTGCAGGAAGCATAAGCAACACCGTTATCCCAAATAAAGACCTGAAACCAACCCGGACAAACTCCTTCGAAATAGGATTGGATATGCGCTTCCTGAAAAACAGGCTGGGATTTGACTTTACCTATTACTCCCAACGTAGCCACGACCAGATATTAAGTATGACCACATCAACAAGTACAGGTTACGCAGGTGCATGGATCAATGCCGGCAAAGTAGATAACAAAGGTGTTGAGATCGTGCTGAATGGACGTCCAGTTGAAACTAAAGATTTTTCATGGGACGTAAGTGTAAACTTCTCCAAGAACATAAACAAGATCATAGAACTTCACCCTGATGTAAAATCACAGGAACTATCCAGAGCGGGATGGCTAGATGTTGTAGTTGAAGCAAGAGAAGGTGAAAAATATGGTTCGATCACAGGGCTTACATTGCAGCGAAACGAGAACGGCGATGTTATCATAGACCCTAATACCGGGCTTCCTCTAAAATCGACTAACAGATCTGTGATAGGTAATGCCAGCTGGGACTGGACCGGAGGACTAACAACATCTCTCCGTTACAGGAAACTTGCTCTTTCAGCCATATTTGACGTAAAAGTGGGTGCAGACCTCTTCTCCCTTACAGCAAGAGATCTCGTACGCAGTGGTAAGCACAAGTCGACCATTGAAGGACGTGATGCATGGTATGAGTCGGAAGAAAAACGCAAAGCTGCAGGGAAACATACCAACGATTGGGAACCGACTGGAGGATTCGTTGCTCCGGGTGTTGTGGAAACTACAAACGCCGATGGAACAAAATCCTATACAGCGAATACCAAAATAATCGACCCGCAAGTGTATTGGCAACATATTTCCGACAACGATCCGGAACAGTTCGTTTACGACAACAGCTATGTAAAATTAAGGGAGCTGACTCTTACTTACGATCTTCCCAAACAGTGGATAAATAAATTCGCTCAGGATGTTTCTGTTTCTTTCGTTGCACGTAATCCGTTCATTATCTGGAAGAACATAGACAATATAGATCCCGACTCCAATTACAATAACTCGACTTCCCTCGGTTTAGAATGGGGTTCAATGCCATCGAGACGTAGTTTTGGACTTAATGTTAACATCAAATTCTAA